In a single window of the Jiangella alba genome:
- the rpsA gene encoding 30S ribosomal protein S1 — translation MTSSIEAETPTSTAPRTTTQVAVNDIGSEEAFLAAIDETIKYFNDGDIVSGTVVKVDRDEVLLDIGYKTEGVIPSRELSIKHDVDPSEVVAVGDDVEALVLQKEDKEGRLILSKKRAQYERAWGKIEEIKEADGVVSGTVIEVVKGGLILDIGLRGFLPASLVEMRRVRDLQPYVGKEIEAKIIELDKNRNNVVLSRRAWLEQTQSEVRSTFLQTLQKGQIRSGVVSSIVNFGAFVDLGGVDGLVHVSELSWKHIDHPSEVVEVGQEVTVEVLDVDMDRERVSLSLKATLEDPWQQFARIHQIGQIVPGKVTKLVPFGAFVRVEDGIEGLVHISELAERHVEVPEQVVTVGKDVMVKVIDIDLERRRISLSLKQANEGDTAAHVSEHFDPTLYGMAADYDAEGNYKYPEGFDPETNDWLEGYEKQREEWERQYAEAHARWEAHKSQIESAQEADAEAKADNPSTYSSGTTEEEGPGTLASDEALQALREKLTGN, via the coding sequence ATGACGAGCAGCATCGAGGCCGAGACGCCTACCTCGACGGCCCCCAGGACGACCACGCAGGTCGCGGTCAACGACATCGGGTCTGAGGAAGCCTTCCTCGCCGCGATCGACGAGACCATCAAGTACTTCAATGACGGCGATATCGTGTCCGGTACCGTCGTCAAGGTCGACCGGGACGAAGTCCTGCTCGACATCGGCTACAAGACCGAGGGCGTCATTCCCTCGCGTGAGCTGTCCATCAAGCACGACGTCGATCCCTCCGAGGTGGTCGCCGTCGGCGACGACGTCGAGGCCCTCGTCCTGCAGAAGGAGGACAAGGAAGGCCGCCTGATCCTGTCCAAGAAGCGCGCGCAGTACGAGCGCGCCTGGGGCAAGATCGAGGAGATCAAGGAGGCCGACGGCGTCGTTTCGGGCACCGTCATCGAGGTCGTCAAGGGCGGCCTCATCCTCGACATCGGTCTCCGTGGCTTCCTGCCCGCGTCGCTGGTCGAGATGCGCCGGGTCCGCGACCTCCAGCCGTACGTCGGCAAGGAGATCGAGGCCAAGATCATCGAGCTGGACAAGAACCGCAACAACGTGGTCCTGTCCCGTCGCGCCTGGCTCGAGCAGACCCAGTCCGAGGTCCGGTCGACCTTCCTGCAGACGCTGCAGAAGGGCCAGATCCGCTCCGGTGTGGTCTCCTCGATCGTCAACTTCGGCGCGTTCGTCGATCTCGGCGGCGTCGACGGCCTGGTGCACGTCTCGGAGCTCTCCTGGAAGCACATCGACCACCCGTCCGAGGTGGTCGAGGTCGGCCAGGAGGTCACCGTCGAGGTGCTCGACGTCGACATGGACCGCGAGCGCGTGTCGCTCTCGCTGAAGGCCACTCTCGAGGACCCGTGGCAGCAGTTCGCCCGGATCCACCAGATCGGCCAGATCGTGCCCGGCAAGGTCACGAAGCTCGTCCCGTTCGGCGCGTTCGTGCGGGTCGAGGACGGCATCGAGGGCCTCGTGCACATCTCCGAGCTGGCCGAGCGCCACGTCGAGGTGCCCGAGCAGGTCGTGACGGTCGGCAAGGACGTCATGGTCAAGGTCATCGACATCGACCTCGAGCGTCGCCGCATCTCGCTGTCGCTGAAGCAGGCCAACGAGGGCGACACCGCCGCGCACGTCAGCGAGCACTTCGACCCGACGCTGTACGGCATGGCCGCCGACTACGACGCCGAGGGGAACTACAAGTACCCCGAGGGCTTCGACCCCGAGACCAACGACTGGCTCGAGGGCTACGAGAAGCAGCGCGAGGAGTGGGAGCGGCAGTACGCCGAGGCGCACGCTCGCTGGGAGGCGCACAAGTCCCAGATCGAGAGCGCGCAGGAGGCCGACGCCGAGGCGAAGGCCGACAACCCGTCCACGTACTCCTCTGGCACCACCGAGGAGGAGGGCCCCGGCACGCTGGCGTCCGACGAAGCGCTGCAGGCGCTGCGCGAGAAGCTCACCGGTAACTGA
- a CDS encoding DUF3068 domain-containing protein, whose amino-acid sequence MRRSIGLVLVGLGVLMLVLAPLSRWYAYPRLAVVSNDVAERVSAGTAVTVLDLGAVVRQDAEIERVTDVRSVRRIIPDQGDSTGDTAVWDTSVTTFDEAGAGATPEENVLSYFEERVAFDRHTADSVDGHDQYYTPTGESADSVDVDHEGYYFKLPFGTEQRSYPFWDSTIQDTRPMEFQNETTLEGLTVYVFEQVVEPTPVSALEIPGALFGQAGSIVADRIYSNTRTIWVEPRTGAIIKGQEEQDSYLDFEGTRGPTIVQGTLAYTDAQVTANVDEYAPSADRLGLVRDTLPVAAAAGGLVFVVAGLLLARRGSYHGKRRSPGAEDGPAGAPGGPAGSAGAAAFSSGSAGVSSGSGMAGVVARPAEERTPLQQRSRDQAPTRSLFERPRYEAPQLSPYDGPRQEPASPPSAYDDGHARFEQPSWSQAADQQFADQPFAEQPFADPAAGSLPPAEAPPAEAPAGYAEEPRLHFETAPGTATAPAADRSASSIHDEPQYATPADDAGQADHPAAEPVEPRSPQPSDQDAVPLAEQRSSLPRRRPQSGAVRPPVGRAQAQGQSAQSLLGQSPTGPLAPAHPHDDHAEPAAPAGRLPGAADPAASAGHAEPAGYAEPAGYAEPAGYAEPAGYAEPAGYAEPAGYAEPAGYAEPAGYAEPAGHAAPATSAGPAELAGHAASTGPATSAGQGDAGTSGASAELEQARADLARLEQARAELARFAQEHPDLATGQAAGPTGPTPDPAGAEAATHSATRAQAHPAAGPTGDAAADLTGDAATAPATDRAIDRGTAPAGGLTGDAATAHATAPATSPTAQSAADHPAADADLVQPPAATPEPKPAAPAQGRRRARDDDALFDEFDEDGQSAGSLHRY is encoded by the coding sequence ATGCGGCGCAGTATCGGCCTGGTCCTGGTGGGACTGGGTGTGTTGATGTTGGTGCTCGCGCCACTGTCCCGCTGGTACGCCTACCCGCGGCTGGCGGTCGTCTCCAACGACGTCGCCGAGCGGGTGTCGGCCGGCACCGCCGTCACCGTCCTCGACCTCGGTGCCGTCGTGCGTCAGGACGCCGAGATCGAGCGCGTCACCGACGTCCGCTCCGTCCGCCGGATCATCCCCGACCAGGGCGACAGCACCGGCGACACCGCCGTCTGGGACACCAGCGTCACCACGTTCGACGAGGCCGGCGCCGGCGCCACGCCCGAGGAGAACGTGCTCTCGTACTTCGAGGAGCGGGTCGCGTTCGACCGCCACACCGCCGACTCCGTCGACGGCCACGACCAGTACTACACGCCCACCGGCGAGTCCGCCGACAGCGTCGACGTCGACCACGAGGGCTACTACTTCAAGCTGCCGTTCGGCACCGAGCAGCGGTCGTACCCGTTCTGGGACTCCACCATCCAGGACACCCGGCCCATGGAGTTCCAGAACGAGACCACCCTCGAAGGCCTCACCGTCTACGTCTTCGAGCAGGTCGTCGAGCCGACGCCGGTGTCGGCGCTGGAGATCCCCGGCGCCCTCTTCGGCCAGGCCGGCTCGATCGTCGCCGACCGCATCTACAGCAACACCCGCACCATCTGGGTCGAGCCGCGCACCGGCGCCATCATCAAGGGCCAGGAGGAGCAGGACTCCTACCTCGACTTCGAGGGCACCCGCGGCCCGACGATCGTCCAGGGCACCCTCGCCTACACCGACGCCCAGGTCACCGCCAACGTCGACGAGTACGCGCCCAGCGCCGACCGCCTCGGCCTGGTCCGCGACACCCTGCCCGTCGCCGCTGCCGCCGGCGGCCTCGTCTTCGTCGTGGCCGGTCTGCTGCTCGCCCGCCGCGGCTCCTACCACGGCAAGCGGCGCTCGCCAGGTGCCGAGGACGGTCCCGCCGGTGCGCCCGGCGGTCCGGCCGGGTCGGCCGGCGCGGCCGCCTTCTCGTCCGGCTCGGCCGGTGTCTCGTCCGGCTCGGGTATGGCCGGGGTCGTGGCGCGCCCGGCGGAGGAGCGGACGCCGCTGCAGCAGCGGTCGCGCGACCAGGCGCCGACGCGGTCCCTCTTCGAGCGGCCGCGGTACGAGGCGCCCCAGCTCTCCCCGTACGACGGTCCCCGCCAGGAGCCCGCGTCCCCGCCCTCCGCCTATGACGACGGCCACGCCCGCTTCGAGCAGCCGTCGTGGTCCCAGGCCGCTGACCAGCAGTTCGCCGACCAGCCGTTCGCGGAGCAGCCGTTCGCCGACCCGGCGGCCGGGTCGCTGCCGCCCGCGGAGGCGCCGCCCGCGGAGGCTCCGGCCGGGTACGCCGAGGAGCCGCGCCTGCACTTCGAGACCGCCCCCGGCACCGCGACGGCGCCCGCCGCCGACCGCTCGGCCTCGTCCATCCACGACGAACCGCAGTACGCCACCCCGGCGGACGACGCCGGTCAGGCCGATCACCCGGCGGCCGAGCCGGTGGAGCCGCGATCGCCGCAGCCGTCCGACCAGGACGCGGTGCCTCTCGCGGAGCAGCGGTCGTCGCTGCCGCGCCGCCGCCCGCAGTCCGGTGCCGTCCGGCCGCCGGTGGGGCGGGCGCAGGCGCAGGGACAGTCGGCGCAGTCGTTGCTCGGCCAGTCGCCGACCGGCCCGCTCGCCCCCGCCCACCCCCACGACGACCACGCCGAGCCCGCCGCTCCGGCCGGCCGCCTCCCCGGAGCCGCCGACCCCGCCGCATCGGCCGGCCACGCCGAGCCTGCCGGTTACGCCGAGCCTGCCGGTTACGCCGAGCCTGCCGGTTACGCCGAGCCTGCCGGTTACGCCGAGCCTGCCGGTTACGCCGAGCCTGCCGGTTACGCCGAGCCTGCCGGTTACGCCGAGCCTGCCGGCTACGCCGAGCCTGCCGGTCACGCCGCGCCCGCCACGTCGGCCGGCCCCGCCGAGCTTGCCGGTCACGCCGCGTCCACGGGTCCCGCCACGTCCGCCGGCCAGGGCGACGCCGGCACGTCGGGGGCGTCGGCCGAGCTGGAGCAGGCGCGCGCCGACCTCGCCCGCCTCGAGCAGGCCCGCGCCGAACTGGCCCGGTTCGCTCAGGAGCACCCCGACCTCGCCACCGGCCAGGCCGCCGGGCCGACCGGCCCCACCCCCGACCCGGCCGGCGCCGAAGCCGCGACTCACTCCGCGACCCGGGCCCAGGCCCACCCCGCGGCCGGCCCCACGGGCGATGCCGCGGCCGACCTCACCGGCGACGCCGCCACCGCCCCCGCGACCGACCGCGCCATCGACCGCGGCACCGCCCCCGCGGGTGGCCTCACCGGCGACGCCGCCACCGCCCACGCCACCGCCCCTGCGACGAGCCCCACCGCCCAGTCCGCGGCCGATCACCCGGCCGCCGACGCGGACCTCGTCCAGCCGCCCGCCGCCACCCCCGAGCCGAAGCCCGCCGCCCCGGCGCAGGGCCGCCGCCGCGCCCGCGACGACGACGCGCTGTTCGACGAGTTCGACGAGGACGGCCAGTCCGCCGGCAGCCTGCACCGCTACTGA